From the genome of Deltaproteobacteria bacterium, one region includes:
- a CDS encoding DUF3047 domain-containing protein, which produces MSTGMLAKWLLATGLAVQTYALPAPGGEGWRALAFPRIERQTVYEPAEIDGGPVLRAQASCSASALLHAVPGLELARTPWLHWRWRVDRDLGPREVRAKTGDDFAARVYVAFRFDPERASSWERLKRGALRLVYGAELPGSALNYVWTATEPAGRFWSSPYAPQSRMVSLGAKPSGEWHPARVDVQADYRRVFATEPPPIEFVAVMSDADDTCSESLAWFADLRFASQ; this is translated from the coding sequence ATGTCGACCGGGATGCTTGCGAAATGGCTTCTCGCCACCGGCCTGGCGGTGCAGACCTACGCGCTCCCCGCGCCGGGCGGGGAGGGCTGGCGAGCGCTCGCATTCCCGCGCATCGAGAGGCAGACCGTCTACGAGCCCGCGGAGATCGACGGCGGGCCGGTGCTGCGCGCGCAGGCGAGCTGCTCCGCCTCCGCGCTCCTGCACGCGGTGCCGGGGCTCGAGCTCGCGCGGACGCCGTGGCTGCACTGGCGCTGGCGCGTGGACCGGGACCTCGGGCCGCGCGAAGTCCGCGCGAAGACCGGCGACGATTTCGCGGCGCGCGTCTACGTGGCGTTCCGATTCGATCCCGAGCGCGCGTCGAGCTGGGAGCGCCTGAAGCGCGGTGCGCTCCGCCTAGTCTACGGTGCCGAGCTTCCCGGCAGCGCACTGAACTACGTCTGGACCGCGACCGAGCCCGCGGGCCGGTTCTGGTCGAGCCCGTATGCCCCGCAGTCGCGAATGGTCTCGCTCGGAGCGAAGCCTTCGGGCGAGTGGCACCCCGCGCGAGTGGACGTGCAGGCGGACTACCGGCGCGTGTTCGCCACCGAGCCGCCGCCGATCGAGTTCGTCGCGGTGATGTCGGATGCGGACGACACGTGCTCCGAGTCGCTGGCGTGGTTCGCGGATCTGCGCTTCGCTTCGCAGTGA